The genomic stretch GGACGCGGGCGTGGTGCTGGTGGACCTGGGATGGCAGAACGCGGAGGATGCGCTGGTGCGGGGGCTGGCGCAGATCGGCGCGCGGCCCGAGGACGTGACCGACGTCTTCCTCACCCACAGCCACCGCGACCACATCGCCGCGTGGCCGCTGGTGCGGCACGCGCGCTTTCACGTGGGCGCCGGCGAGGACGCACTGTTCTCGGGACGGGCCGGCCACGCCGATTCGCCCTCGCGGCTGGCGGAAATCGGCATCGGCAACCCGGCTCCGTGGCCCGGCGAGGTGAACGTCCGGGCGTTCGGGCGCGACACGATGTTCGTGCTGGGGGCCGACACCGTGCGCGCCTTCGTGGTTCCGGGCCACACGGCGGGAAGCGCGGCGTACCTGTTCCGCGGCGTGCTCTTCGCGGGCGACGCCGTGAACCGCTCGTACTTTACCGGCTTCCGCCCCGGCTTTCCCATCTTTCACGACGACGAGCACCTGAACCGGGCCAGCCTGGCGGAGCTGTTCGAGCGGGTGAAGCCGTACGACGTGCAGTGGGTGTGCACCGCGCACGGCAAATGCGCCCGCCCCGACGAGCGGTTCATGGCCAAGGTCCTGGGGCGGAAGTGAAAGGATCACGCGGAGGCGCGGAGGAACCGAAGAGCCGCGGAGGGATTTCACGCCCTCCGCGGCTCTCGCTTTTTCTCCGCGGCTCCGCGTGAATGCCCTCTAGCCCGTCGTGCCGCCGGCGAGATAGGCGCGCGTCGCCGCATGCAGCACGTCGACCGCCACGGGCATGCAGCTTTCGCACAGGTCGAAGCGGGGCGAGTGGTGGGGATGCAGGATGCCGCGCTCCTCGTTGCGCCCGCCGACGAAGAAGTAGCACCCCGGCACGCGCGCCAGCACCTCGCCAAAGTCCTCCGCCGCCATCGTACGCACGTCGGGATCGGTGCGCACCCGCTCTTCGCCCACGATGCGGACCGCTTCACGCCTGACGATCTCCGCCATCGGCGCGTCGTTGACGGTGGGGGGCGCCTCGGGCCGGTAGTGGAACTCGTACGACGCGCCCATCGCGGCGCACACGCCGGAGATCACCCGCTCCACGCGGTCCGGCAGTTCCTTCGTCACGGCGGGGTTGAAGGCGCGCACGGTGCCCTTGAGCGTCGCGGTCTCGGCGATCACGTTGTGGGCGGACCCCGCGTGAAAGGCCGCGACGGTCACCACGGCCGCCTCCAGCGGGGAGACGTTTCGCGACACCACCGACTGGAGCGCGACCACGCAGTGGCTGGCGATCAGCACGGCGTCGACCGTTTCGTGCGGGATGGCGCCGTGGCCGCCCTTGCCGCGGATGACCACCTCGAACTCGCCCGCGCCCGCCATCTGCGGCCCGCCCACCACGCCCACCACGCCGCTGGGAAGCCCCAGCCAAACGTGAAGCCCCAGGGCTGCATCCACACCTTCGAGCACGCCGGCCTCGATCATCCCCAGCGCGCCGCCCAGCCCCTCCTCGGCGGGCTGGAACATGTACTTCACCGTGCCGCCCCACTCCGCGCGCGACCGCCCCAGCCGCTCGGCGACGGCCAGCCCCACCGCCACGTGCGCGTCGTGTCCGCAGGCGTGCATCACCCCCGCGTGGGTGGAGGTGAAGTCGTGGGCGCACTCCTCGGCGATGGGGAGCGCGTCCATGTCTGCCCGCAGCAGCAGCGTAGGGCCGGTGCCCGCGCCCCCGTGCAGGGTGCCGACCACACCCGTCTCCGCGATCCCCGTCTGCACCTGGTATCCCGCCGCCCGCAGGCGCTCGGCGACGATCCCGGCCGTGCGGAACTCCTGGAAGCCCAGCTCCGGGTGCCGGTGCAGGTCGCGGCGCGTTTCCACCAGCAGCTCGGTCTCGGTCGCCGTCACGGTCTCCATCTCCACGTCGTCATCTTCGTCTCCCTCCAGCATCGCCCGCCTCGGCCACCGCGGCCGCGAGGGGACAGGATAGCGCGCAGCGCCGAGGGCCGGCAATCGGCCCGGCCGATGGCGGCCCGGGCACCGGGGCGAACAGAACGCCTCATCCACGGTACAGAGGGCAACGAGGTGCTGCCCCCCTGACCCGGTTTTTGCATGGGGTGGGGAGAACGGCAAGCCCGCATACTCAGGTTCGGCAACTCATGACGCTTTCGACCGTGCTCCTCGTGGAGGACAACGAGGACAATCGCACCATATACACTACCATCCTCCGCCACGTCGGGCACGACGTCATCGAGGCGTCCAACGGTGAAGACGGCATTCGCCTGGCGCTCGAGCGGCAGCCCAACGTGATCCTGATGGACGTGGCGATGCCGGGAATCGACGGGTGGGAAGCCACCCGCCGGCTGAAGGGAGATCCGCAGACGGCGCGCATTCCCGTGATCGCGCTCACCGCGCACGCCATGGCCGAAGACCGCCAGCGCGCGGTGGATGCCGGCTGCGAAGGCTATCTCGCGAAACCAATCGAGCCGCGGCGGGTGGTCGAAGAAGTGGCCCGCATGCTGGCCCGCATCGCCGCCGCCGAGTAGACGCGACGCCACCCGCCATCGATCGAACAACTGCAGCCCTCCTCGCTCTCGCGGGGAGGGCTGCTCGCCGTCAGGTCCTCACGTCCGGCACCAGCCGACACACTCTGCACTTTCGCACTCCCCCTCGACGCGATACCCTGCACCCTCCCGATCCCCGGACCGCAACAAGAGAAAGAGAGAACGCGGATGGAGGTGTTCACCCAGCCATGGTGCACGGCGTGCTGCGAGCAGCTGAACGCCCGCGAGGCGTACCGGCAAGCCGCCGCGGAGTGGGAGGGCTCGGTAGTGCTGCTGATGACGGCCGATCCCGCGCAGGGCATCGACACCGACCGCGCCGTGTTCATGGACCTGCACCACGGTGCCTGCCTCGGCAGCCGGATGGCGACCGACGCGGACCTCGCCTCCGCCACCTACGTCTTCCAGGCGGGCCCCGCGGCGTGGAAGCGCCTGCTGTCGGGCGCGGACCCGGTCGCCACCGCCATGACCGGCGCGCTGAAGCTGGCCCGCGGCAACCTCTTCGCCCTGGCCCGGTACGCCGCCGCCGCCCGCGAGATGGTGGCCGCCGCCGGAGAAGCGGGTGGCACCTTTCCCCCGCCCCGCGGCTGACGCCCGCTTCACGCGCGATGAGCCTGAACCGTCGAGACCTGTTCCGCCTGCCCCTGGCGCGCCTGTCCGCCGCCGTCGCCGACGAGCCCCTGCAGCGGCCGCGCCCGGCGCCGGGGTCCGAGCCGGGGCTGCTGATGTCGCACCCCGAGGCCGCGCCGCCCCGGGTGAGGGTGATCGCCTACGGCCCGCTGGAGATCACCGAGTGCGAGGTGACCGACCTGGCGCTGCTGGAAACGATGGCGGGACGGTGGCCCGTGCTGTGGGTGAACGTGGACGGCGTGGCGCACGCGCCGACCCTGCAGCGCATCGGCGACATCTTCGGCCTTCACCGGCTGGCGCTGGAAGACCTGGGCGAGCAGGCGCAGCGCTCCAAGGCCGAGGCGTACGACGACCACCTGTTCGTCATCACGCGGATGGCCCGGCTGACCCCGGCGCTGGACCTGGAGCAGATCGCCCTGTTCCTGGGCGCCGACTTCGTGCTCACCTTCCAGGAGCGGCCCGGCGACGTGCTGGACCCGCTCCGCCAGCGCATCCGCAACGGCCACGGGCGGCTGCGGCGCGCCGGGGCAGACTACCTGGCGTACGCGGTGATCGACTCCATCGTGGATCACTACTTTCCCGTCACCGAAAGCTACGCCGACCGCCTGGACGACATCGAAGACGAGGTGCTGGGCCGGCCCACGCGCGACACCATGAACCGGCTGCACGGGGTGAAGCGCGAGATGATGGCGCTGCGGCGCGCCGTCTGGCCCATGCGCGATGCGCTGAGCACGCTGGCGCGCGACCCGTCGCCCGTGATTTCCACCGAAACGCAGGTGTACTTTCGCGACACCCACGACCACGTCATCCAGATCCTGGACCTGGTGGAAAC from Longimicrobium sp. encodes the following:
- a CDS encoding MBL fold metallo-hydrolase, coding for MRNPFILPLLLGLAGCTTNMRNIEGPRANAIPTAYPWNSMIYAARTDAGVVLVDLGWQNAEDALVRGLAQIGARPEDVTDVFLTHSHRDHIAAWPLVRHARFHVGAGEDALFSGRAGHADSPSRLAEIGIGNPAPWPGEVNVRAFGRDTMFVLGADTVRAFVVPGHTAGSAAYLFRGVLFAGDAVNRSYFTGFRPGFPIFHDDEHLNRASLAELFERVKPYDVQWVCTAHGKCARPDERFMAKVLGRK
- a CDS encoding amidohydrolase; protein product: MLEGDEDDDVEMETVTATETELLVETRRDLHRHPELGFQEFRTAGIVAERLRAAGYQVQTGIAETGVVGTLHGGAGTGPTLLLRADMDALPIAEECAHDFTSTHAGVMHACGHDAHVAVGLAVAERLGRSRAEWGGTVKYMFQPAEEGLGGALGMIEAGVLEGVDAALGLHVWLGLPSGVVGVVGGPQMAGAGEFEVVIRGKGGHGAIPHETVDAVLIASHCVVALQSVVSRNVSPLEAAVVTVAAFHAGSAHNVIAETATLKGTVRAFNPAVTKELPDRVERVISGVCAAMGASYEFHYRPEAPPTVNDAPMAEIVRREAVRIVGEERVRTDPDVRTMAAEDFGEVLARVPGCYFFVGGRNEERGILHPHHSPRFDLCESCMPVAVDVLHAATRAYLAGGTTG
- a CDS encoding response regulator codes for the protein MTLSTVLLVEDNEDNRTIYTTILRHVGHDVIEASNGEDGIRLALERQPNVILMDVAMPGIDGWEATRRLKGDPQTARIPVIALTAHAMAEDRQRAVDAGCEGYLAKPIEPRRVVEEVARMLARIAAAE
- the corA gene encoding magnesium/cobalt transporter CorA, with protein sequence MSLNRRDLFRLPLARLSAAVADEPLQRPRPAPGSEPGLLMSHPEAAPPRVRVIAYGPLEITECEVTDLALLETMAGRWPVLWVNVDGVAHAPTLQRIGDIFGLHRLALEDLGEQAQRSKAEAYDDHLFVITRMARLTPALDLEQIALFLGADFVLTFQERPGDVLDPLRQRIRNGHGRLRRAGADYLAYAVIDSIVDHYFPVTESYADRLDDIEDEVLGRPTRDTMNRLHGVKREMMALRRAVWPMRDALSTLARDPSPVISTETQVYFRDTHDHVIQILDLVETYRDLGASLTDLYLSAVSNRMNEIMKVLTIFAAVFIPLGFITGIYGMDVEHPRAWWWGLPFVFGLMAGTALVVLLWFARKGWLARNEP